From Gottschalkia purinilytica, one genomic window encodes:
- a CDS encoding ABC transporter ATP-binding protein: protein MKLLYNITAGNPKKLRKPIILSIISNIINILPFALAIQAMKIIFESFSTGEAIDIHKLWLTCGRLILSMILMFLGEIPAYKSSYRGAYMVAAEGRAKLAEHLRKLPLGYLTSRDPGDIGNMMMGDFTLIEHCISHLMPQLIGGLAMPVIALVGLLFINWRMALSMFISLPIAILIIMVTLKLQRKVGKKHMESKTYAANRLQEYLNGIGTIKAYNLTGERFVRLEKAFKRFMIESIKIEGLLQPIVLTAIALIRSGLTIMVFIGTNLLLGGQLDVITFVTFLIVGTRVFDPLTAALGNFSEIYYDEQAGERIVNLLEEPILSGEKMPPEGHDIQLQNVTFGYGDTEVLKNVSVDMKEGSLTALVGPSGSGKSTILKLIARFYDPQEGKVLIGNEDMKGIEPEALLKKVSMVFQDVYLFQDTIGNNIRFGKKGATQEEVEEAVKRACCHDFIMKLPKGYDTPVGEGGCTLSGGEKQRVSIARAILKDAPVVLLDEATASLDPENEVEIQKAINELIQGRTVIVIAHRLKTICNADNIIVLDEGKVVEEGTHEELISKEGLYYNLWTVQQKSSRWSIES, encoded by the coding sequence ATGAAACTTCTTTATAATATAACTGCTGGAAATCCAAAGAAGTTAAGAAAGCCTATTATTCTTTCAATTATATCTAATATTATAAATATTTTACCTTTTGCTTTAGCAATTCAAGCTATGAAGATAATTTTTGAATCTTTTTCAACTGGGGAAGCTATTGATATACACAAGTTATGGTTAACTTGTGGAAGGCTAATATTGTCAATGATATTAATGTTTTTAGGAGAAATACCTGCTTACAAGTCCTCTTATAGAGGTGCATATATGGTTGCTGCTGAAGGTAGAGCTAAATTAGCTGAGCATTTGAGAAAACTACCATTAGGATATTTGACAAGTAGGGATCCAGGAGATATTGGAAATATGATGATGGGTGATTTTACATTAATAGAACATTGTATATCACACCTTATGCCTCAACTTATAGGAGGTCTAGCAATGCCAGTAATTGCCCTTGTAGGACTACTGTTTATTAACTGGCGTATGGCACTTTCTATGTTTATATCATTGCCTATAGCTATTTTAATCATAATGGTTACTCTGAAGCTACAAAGAAAAGTAGGTAAAAAACATATGGAATCTAAAACATATGCTGCTAATAGGCTACAAGAATATTTAAATGGAATAGGTACTATTAAAGCATATAATTTAACTGGAGAAAGATTTGTTCGTCTTGAAAAAGCTTTTAAGAGATTTATGATTGAAAGTATAAAAATTGAGGGACTTTTGCAACCTATAGTATTAACGGCTATAGCTCTTATTAGATCGGGACTTACGATAATGGTGTTTATTGGAACTAACTTACTATTAGGAGGACAATTAGATGTTATAACATTTGTTACGTTCTTAATTGTAGGTACAAGAGTATTTGATCCTCTAACGGCTGCTCTTGGGAACTTCTCAGAAATATATTATGATGAGCAAGCAGGAGAAAGAATAGTAAATCTTTTAGAAGAACCTATTTTATCAGGAGAAAAAATGCCACCAGAAGGACATGATATTCAGTTACAGAATGTTACATTTGGATATGGAGATACAGAGGTTCTCAAAAATGTTTCTGTAGATATGAAAGAAGGCTCATTGACAGCATTAGTAGGACCTTCTGGAAGTGGAAAAAGCACTATTCTAAAGTTAATAGCTCGTTTTTATGATCCACAAGAAGGAAAGGTCCTTATAGGAAATGAGGATATGAAAGGTATAGAACCGGAGGCCCTTCTTAAAAAAGTTTCAATGGTATTTCAAGATGTATATCTTTTTCAAGATACAATTGGAAACAATATAAGATTTGGAAAAAAGGGTGCAACTCAAGAGGAAGTAGAAGAAGCAGTAAAGAGAGCATGTTGTCATGATTTTATTATGAAGCTTCCTAAAGGATATGATACACCGGTAGGAGAAGGAGGTTGTACTCTTTCAGGAGGAGAAAAACAACGTGTTTCCATTGCTAGGGCTATTCTAAAGGATGCACCAGTAGTGCTTCTAGATGAAGCTACTGCATCGTTAGATCCAGAAAATGAAGTAGAGATACAAAAAGCAATTAATGAACTTATCCAAGGAAGAACTGTTATAGTCATTGCTCATAGACTTAAAACTATTTGTAATGCTGATAATATTATTGTTTTAGATGAAGGAAAAGTTGTTGAAGAAGGAACACATGAAGAGCTCATTTCTAAAGAAGGACTTTATTATAATCTTTGGACAGTACAACAAAAATCAAGTCGATGGAGTATAGAATCATAA
- a CDS encoding ABC transporter ATP-binding protein — protein sequence MNDNKKGIPRLLEIAGEKKGLLVLSGTFSSISAVCMLIPYVSVYFILAELLKNVSNPALVNKSLMLRWGIIALIGLILGIITMYLSGLISHTAAYRILYGLRVKLSNHIGKLPLGYFTNTSTGIIKKIMEQNVEKIENFVAHQLPDLINVLATTIIMVIAMFYLNPFLAIACIIPIILGFLVQSATRMGEKSKENLRNYHDYLEKINASTVQYVRGMPVIKVFGQTVHSFRKFYDDMISYRDYCVKYTDQFQNSYILFKVILGSLLTFILPVGVYFLSGNPQNMAFSLTLLFFLIMAPGISVPMFKFTNFASMIGDISEGVERIDNILSQTPIQEVEDSKTPKSFNITFDNVSFAYNSEEASTRKEALSDVNFTAKQGKVTALVGPSGSGKSTIANLIPRFWDVAEGSISIGNVDIRNIRSEDLMDIVSFVFQDSFLFYDTIYENILVGRPNAIKEEVYAAAKAAQCHEFIQRLPNGYDTLIGEGGTYLSGGEEQRLSVARAILKNAPILVLDEATAFADPENEYQMQLALKELMRDKTVIIIAHRLSSIQDADQIIVLKEGKIVEKGTHGELTSTDGLYKKMWDAYTDAGEWKIQKGGSIDETSL from the coding sequence TTGAATGATAATAAAAAAGGAATACCAAGATTATTAGAAATTGCAGGAGAAAAAAAAGGATTATTAGTTCTCTCTGGAACTTTTTCATCTATTAGTGCTGTCTGTATGCTTATACCTTATGTATCAGTTTATTTTATTCTAGCTGAATTATTGAAAAACGTTTCAAATCCAGCATTAGTTAATAAAAGTTTAATGCTAAGGTGGGGTATTATAGCATTAATAGGATTAATACTTGGAATTATAACTATGTATTTGTCTGGACTAATTTCTCATACGGCTGCCTATCGCATATTATACGGTTTGAGGGTAAAACTTTCAAATCATATAGGGAAACTACCACTTGGATATTTTACAAATACATCTACAGGAATAATAAAAAAAATAATGGAACAAAACGTAGAGAAAATTGAAAATTTTGTTGCACATCAATTACCAGATTTAATTAATGTTTTAGCTACAACGATAATAATGGTAATAGCAATGTTCTATCTTAATCCATTTTTGGCTATTGCCTGTATTATACCAATTATTTTAGGTTTTCTTGTTCAATCAGCTACAAGAATGGGAGAAAAATCTAAAGAAAACTTAAGGAACTATCATGACTATTTAGAAAAAATTAATGCTTCTACAGTTCAATATGTAAGAGGAATGCCTGTTATAAAAGTTTTTGGACAAACAGTACATTCTTTTAGAAAGTTTTACGACGATATGATAAGTTATAGAGATTATTGTGTAAAATATACAGATCAGTTTCAAAATAGCTATATTTTGTTTAAAGTAATTTTAGGTTCTCTATTAACTTTTATTCTACCAGTGGGAGTATATTTTTTGAGTGGAAATCCCCAAAATATGGCTTTTTCACTAACTTTACTTTTCTTTTTAATTATGGCTCCAGGAATATCAGTTCCTATGTTTAAGTTTACTAACTTTGCTTCAATGATAGGAGATATTTCAGAGGGAGTTGAACGTATAGATAATATTTTAAGTCAAACTCCAATACAAGAAGTAGAAGATTCTAAGACTCCAAAAAGTTTTAATATTACATTTGATAATGTATCTTTTGCTTATAATTCAGAAGAAGCTTCAACACGTAAAGAAGCACTTTCAGATGTGAACTTTACTGCAAAACAAGGAAAAGTTACCGCTCTTGTTGGCCCATCTGGTTCTGGAAAATCAACAATAGCGAATCTCATTCCTAGGTTCTGGGATGTTGCAGAAGGTTCAATTTCAATAGGAAATGTTGATATAAGAAATATAAGATCAGAAGATTTAATGGATATAGTATCTTTTGTTTTTCAAGATTCATTCTTGTTTTATGATACTATTTATGAAAATATTTTAGTAGGAAGACCAAATGCAATAAAAGAAGAGGTATATGCTGCTGCGAAAGCTGCTCAATGCCATGAATTTATACAGAGATTACCAAATGGATATGACACTTTAATAGGAGAAGGAGGAACGTATCTTTCTGGAGGAGAAGAACAGAGACTTTCTGTAGCAAGAGCTATACTTAAAAATGCTCCTATTTTAGTTCTTGATGAAGCAACAGCTTTTGCTGATCCAGAAAACGAATATCAGATGCAATTAGCTCTTAAAGAACTAATGAGGGATAAAACTGTTATAATTATTGCCCATAGACTTTCATCTATACAAGATGCAGATCAGATTATTGTTTTAAAAGAAGGTAAGATTGTAGAGAAAGGTACACATGGAGAACTAACATCTACTGATGGTCTCTACAAGAAAATGTGGGACGCATATACTGACGCAGGAGAATGGAAGATTCAAAAAGGAGGTAGTATAGATGAAACTTCTTTATAA
- a CDS encoding helix-turn-helix domain-containing protein, translated as MINRKIEQYEIKNLVHESCPVCKELSNVYNLQTSRYQFEIPEEIGRGHIRQIISCKDIQIVDFDMTFSREVEFQGISNTSHIDMFFCIGDEIGWEFRGKSDYFELLNGESLFAKAESKENIKRCIYLPERNFHFMEIKIHPKKFEQIVENIKKEWDMFSHKKHDDIFYRYKITPSINVILQQIIKCPYEKGLKNIYMEGKILELFAIYFNEMIYQKKTHNSVRLSNEDITSIYRAKEILDNNIVNPPTLTVLSRMICLNEFKLKNGFKEIFNQTVYAYIMDKRLETARLLLEEKNLQVSDVASKIGYANASHFALAFRKKFGINPGEYLRNIVRH; from the coding sequence ATGATTAATAGAAAAATAGAACAATATGAAATAAAGAATCTAGTTCATGAAAGTTGTCCTGTTTGTAAAGAACTTAGTAATGTATACAATTTACAGACTTCTAGGTATCAATTCGAAATTCCTGAGGAAATTGGACGTGGGCATATTAGACAAATTATTTCTTGTAAAGATATTCAAATTGTAGACTTTGATATGACTTTTAGTAGAGAAGTAGAGTTTCAAGGAATATCAAATACCTCTCATATTGATATGTTTTTTTGTATTGGAGATGAAATAGGATGGGAGTTTAGAGGAAAAAGTGATTACTTTGAACTTCTAAATGGAGAAAGTCTTTTTGCTAAAGCTGAAAGCAAAGAGAATATCAAGAGATGCATTTACTTACCAGAACGAAATTTTCACTTTATGGAAATTAAGATACATCCGAAAAAATTTGAACAGATTGTAGAAAATATTAAAAAAGAATGGGACATGTTTTCACATAAGAAACATGATGACATATTTTATAGATATAAAATTACTCCATCTATAAATGTTATTTTGCAACAAATAATTAAATGTCCATATGAAAAAGGATTGAAAAATATTTATATGGAAGGTAAGATACTTGAACTTTTCGCTATATACTTTAATGAAATGATTTATCAGAAAAAAACTCATAATTCAGTAAGACTTTCTAATGAAGATATAACTAGTATTTATAGAGCCAAAGAAATTTTAGATAATAATATAGTAAATCCTCCTACATTAACTGTTTTGTCTAGAATGATATGTCTTAACGAATTTAAATTAAAAAATGGATTTAAAGAAATATTTAACCAGACAGTCTATGCTTACATTATGGATAAGAGATTAGAAACAGCACGGTTACTATTAGAAGAAAAAAATTTGCAAGTTAGTGATGTAGCAAGTAAAATAGGATATGCTAACGCTAGTCACTTTGCTTTAGCTTTTCGTAAAAAATTTGGTATTAACCCAGGAGAATATTTAAGAAACATAGTTAGACATTAG
- a CDS encoding D-2-hydroxyacid dehydrogenase, whose protein sequence is MYKIAILDAKTLGEDIDLSCFNKFGEVKLYETTSREEIFERTKDVDVVLTNKVILDKEVISKAKNLKLICITATGINNVDTEYAKERNIAVTNVAGYSTKSVVQHTFAMLFYLAHSLKYYDEYVKNGEYSNSPIFTNISRVYYELENKTWGIIGLGEIGRGVAKVAESFGAKVVYYSTSGRNTSSSYERKDLDELLSISDVVSIHCPLNSKTENLITLEKIKMMKKSAFLINAARGKIINEKDLSVALDEDLIMGACLDVLEKEPIDKENPLLRIKNKDKLLITPHIAWASFEARVKLINEVNLNIEAFVKGEKRNRVE, encoded by the coding sequence ATGTATAAGATAGCAATTTTAGATGCAAAAACTCTTGGGGAAGACATTGATTTAAGCTGCTTTAATAAATTTGGAGAAGTGAAGTTATATGAAACAACATCAAGAGAAGAAATTTTTGAAAGAACAAAAGATGTAGATGTTGTTCTAACTAACAAAGTTATATTAGATAAAGAAGTCATAAGCAAAGCTAAGAATTTAAAATTAATTTGTATAACAGCTACAGGAATAAACAATGTTGATACAGAGTATGCAAAAGAACGAAATATAGCAGTTACAAATGTTGCTGGATATTCTACTAAAAGTGTTGTTCAACATACATTTGCTATGTTATTTTACTTAGCTCATTCTCTAAAATACTATGATGAATATGTAAAAAATGGCGAATATTCAAATAGTCCTATATTTACAAACATATCAAGAGTGTATTACGAACTTGAAAATAAAACATGGGGAATAATTGGACTTGGAGAGATAGGAAGAGGAGTAGCAAAGGTTGCAGAAAGTTTTGGAGCTAAAGTAGTTTACTATTCTACTTCTGGAAGAAATACTTCTTCTAGTTATGAGAGAAAGGACCTAGATGAGCTTTTAAGTATAAGTGATGTAGTTTCTATACATTGTCCTTTAAATTCTAAAACAGAAAATTTAATAACACTTGAAAAGATTAAAATGATGAAAAAGAGTGCTTTTCTTATTAATGCAGCTAGAGGAAAAATTATAAATGAAAAAGATTTAAGTGTGGCATTAGATGAAGATCTTATTATGGGAGCATGTTTAGACGTTTTAGAAAAAGAACCTATAGATAAAGAAAATCCATTATTAAGAATAAAGAACAAAGATAAACTTTTAATAACACCCCATATTGCTTGGGCTAGTTTTGAAGCAAGAGTTAAGCTAATAAATGAGGTTAACTTAAATATAGAAGCTTTTGTAAAAGGAGAAAAAAGGAATAGAGTAGAATAA
- a CDS encoding DUF2087 domain-containing protein, whose product MTNNKKESSFNNAKNKKVVIKTTMDTIDGHLFQLEHDSLVTLQEIAKLFKIGLIYKEKEVNQILQDVYDDYVTLRRYLIEHKFLERKSDGSQYWRNK is encoded by the coding sequence ATGACTAATAATAAAAAAGAATCAAGCTTTAATAATGCTAAGAATAAAAAAGTTGTTATTAAAACGACTATGGATACAATAGATGGTCATCTATTCCAATTAGAGCATGACAGTCTCGTTACTCTACAAGAAATTGCTAAGCTATTTAAGATTGGACTCATCTATAAAGAAAAGGAAGTTAATCAGATACTGCAAGATGTTTATGATGATTATGTTACTTTAAGAAGATATTTAATCGAACATAAATTTCTAGAAAGAAAATCCGATGGTAGTCAATACTGGCGAAATAAATAG
- a CDS encoding flavodoxin family protein, whose amino-acid sequence MKIVAINGSPKGINSNTNVIVSSLLKGAQEAGAETVNILLAEKEIKHCKGCHSCWFNTPGQCVIKDDMMEVLSLVGGANIIILATPIYFENISGMLKVFMDRLTMTGNPHSQENIKSENQDLRPAEIQPPKLMMISNCGFPDKSEFEVVSHWFKKVVLKMHTEIAGEIYVTQGKFLTSQEEKLSSIISNYINHLEKAGKEIATNMKLSELTKKILEQNFIIN is encoded by the coding sequence ATGAAGATAGTTGCAATTAATGGAAGTCCCAAAGGTATAAACAGTAATACTAATGTAATAGTTAGTTCTTTACTAAAGGGAGCACAAGAAGCAGGAGCAGAAACTGTAAACATCCTTTTAGCTGAAAAAGAAATTAAACACTGTAAAGGTTGTCACTCTTGCTGGTTTAATACCCCAGGACAATGTGTAATTAAGGATGATATGATGGAAGTTCTATCACTTGTAGGAGGGGCAAATATTATTATTTTAGCTACTCCTATATATTTTGAAAATATTTCAGGTATGCTAAAAGTCTTTATGGATCGATTAACGATGACGGGTAATCCTCATTCACAGGAAAATATAAAAAGTGAAAATCAAGATTTAAGACCGGCGGAAATACAACCTCCTAAGTTAATGATGATATCTAACTGTGGTTTCCCTGATAAATCTGAATTTGAAGTAGTTTCGCACTGGTTTAAAAAGGTAGTTCTTAAAATGCATACAGAGATTGCTGGGGAGATTTATGTTACACAAGGAAAATTCCTTACTTCTCAAGAAGAAAAACTATCATCTATTATATCTAACTATATAAATCATCTTGAAAAGGCCGGTAAAGAAATAGCTACCAACATGAAATTATCTGAGTTAACTAAAAAAATATTAGAACAAAATTTTATAATTAATTAA
- a CDS encoding aminotransferase class I/II-fold pyridoxal phosphate-dependent enzyme, which translates to MIIENMILDNVKNMPPSGIRKYFDMINEMDDVISLGVGEPDFVTPWNIREAGIYSLEKGSTHYSSNAGFIELRDEISKYLNRRFNLLYNPEDEIIVTVGGSEGIDIALRALVGPGDEVIIPEPSFVAYKGCTTFTGATPKVLKLRAEDEFKLTPKMLEEAITPKTKVVIIPFPNNPTGAIMTKEDLSGIVEVLKDKDIIVISDEIYAELSYYGKHVSIANFPEMKEKTIVINGFSKAYAMTGWRLGYVCAHKVLIEAMKKIHQYAIMCSPTVSQYAAIEALKNSDNSVDEMVKEYNRRRRVLVNGFRKIGLDCFEPLGAFYVFPCIKSTGMTSDEFCEKLLKSEKVLAVPGNAFGECGEGFIRACYASSMENITEALKRIERFVSSQKL; encoded by the coding sequence ATGATAATAGAGAATATGATCTTAGATAATGTAAAGAACATGCCTCCATCTGGTATAAGAAAATATTTTGATATGATTAATGAAATGGATGATGTAATATCCCTAGGGGTAGGAGAACCAGATTTTGTTACTCCTTGGAATATAAGAGAAGCTGGAATATATTCTCTTGAAAAGGGATCTACTCATTATTCTTCTAACGCAGGGTTCATTGAATTGCGTGATGAAATTTCAAAATACTTAAATAGAAGATTTAATCTTTTATACAATCCAGAAGATGAGATAATAGTTACAGTAGGTGGTAGTGAAGGTATAGACATAGCACTTAGAGCTTTGGTAGGCCCTGGAGATGAAGTTATTATTCCAGAACCAAGTTTTGTAGCTTATAAAGGATGCACAACTTTCACAGGTGCTACTCCAAAAGTATTAAAACTTAGAGCAGAAGACGAATTTAAACTTACTCCTAAAATGTTAGAAGAAGCTATTACACCAAAGACTAAGGTAGTTATAATTCCATTTCCAAATAATCCAACAGGGGCTATTATGACTAAAGAGGATTTAAGTGGAATTGTAGAAGTATTGAAAGATAAAGATATAATCGTAATATCTGATGAAATATATGCAGAACTTTCCTATTATGGTAAACATGTTTCTATAGCAAACTTTCCAGAAATGAAGGAAAAAACTATAGTTATAAATGGATTCTCTAAAGCATATGCGATGACAGGTTGGAGACTTGGATATGTATGTGCACATAAAGTTTTAATAGAAGCAATGAAGAAAATTCATCAATATGCTATAATGTGTTCTCCAACAGTTTCACAGTATGCCGCTATAGAGGCATTAAAAAATAGTGACAACAGTGTTGATGAAATGGTTAAGGAATATAATAGAAGAAGAAGAGTATTAGTAAATGGATTTAGAAAAATAGGTTTAGACTGTTTTGAACCTTTAGGAGCTTTTTATGTATTTCCGTGTATTAAATCAACAGGCATGACATCAGATGAATTCTGTGAAAAGCTTCTTAAATCAGAAAAGGTACTTGCAGTTCCAGGAAATGCATTTGGAGAATGTGGAGAAGGATTTATAAGAGCTTGTTATGCATCTTCTATGGAAAATATTACGGAGGCTTTAAAGAGAATAGAAAGATTTGTTAGCAGTCAAAAACTATAA
- a CDS encoding Lrp/AsnC family transcriptional regulator, which translates to MEEILEVLGKNSRYTDEEIALMTGKTVEEVRETIRDFEEKSIIAGYTTLINWENTGKETVTALIEVKITPQRGVGFDKVAERIYKFSEVKACYLMSGGFDLTVIVEGKTMKEVALFVSGKLAVQEYVLSTSTHFILKKYKDHGTMFKTKQVDEREAIFI; encoded by the coding sequence ATGGAAGAAATTCTTGAAGTTTTAGGTAAAAATAGTAGATATACAGATGAGGAAATAGCTCTTATGACAGGAAAGACAGTAGAAGAAGTAAGAGAGACTATTAGAGATTTTGAGGAAAAAAGTATAATAGCTGGTTATACTACTCTTATAAATTGGGAAAATACTGGTAAAGAGACAGTTACTGCTTTAATTGAAGTTAAGATAACTCCACAAAGAGGAGTAGGATTTGATAAAGTAGCAGAAAGAATATATAAATTTTCAGAGGTTAAGGCTTGCTATTTAATGTCAGGAGGATTTGACTTAACAGTTATTGTTGAAGGAAAGACCATGAAAGAAGTAGCACTTTTTGTATCAGGAAAGCTTGCAGTACAGGAATATGTCCTTAGTACAAGTACACATTTCATCCTTAAAAAATATAAGGATCATGGTACAATGTTTAAGACAAAGCAAGTGGATGAGAGGGAGGCAATATTTATATGA
- the rbr gene encoding rubrerythrin, translated as MKSLKGTKTAENLMRSFSGESQARTRYTYYSSQAKKEGYVQIANIFYETAENEKEHAKRFYKFLNASLPGDEVEIQASYPVALGDTKLNLKAAAEGENDEWSKLYPSFADIADEEGFPEIAYVFREIAEVEERHEIRFRKLLSNIENDRVFKKDEEVEWKCNNCGYIHKGKSAPEVCPSCAHPIDYFEVFVETY; from the coding sequence ATGAAATCTTTAAAAGGTACAAAAACTGCTGAAAATTTAATGAGATCTTTTTCAGGGGAGTCACAAGCAAGAACTAGATACACGTACTATTCTTCACAAGCAAAGAAAGAAGGATATGTTCAAATAGCAAATATCTTTTATGAAACAGCTGAAAATGAAAAAGAACATGCTAAAAGGTTCTATAAGTTTTTAAATGCAAGTTTACCTGGAGATGAAGTAGAAATACAGGCTTCATATCCTGTTGCTCTAGGAGATACTAAACTTAATTTAAAAGCGGCAGCAGAAGGAGAAAATGATGAGTGGTCTAAGCTCTATCCATCTTTTGCTGATATAGCTGATGAAGAAGGATTCCCTGAAATAGCCTATGTATTTAGAGAGATAGCAGAAGTAGAAGAAAGACATGAAATTAGATTTAGAAAATTACTAAGTAATATTGAAAATGACAGAGTATTTAAGAAAGATGAAGAAGTAGAATGGAAATGTAATAACTGTGGATATATACACAAGGGTAAAAGTGCACCAGAAGTTTGTCCTTCTTGTGCTCATCCAATAGATTACTTTGAAGTATTTGTTGAGACATATTAA
- a CDS encoding serine hydrolase, which produces MKEKLVFIVLVISMFSSNSIVFAENDIESQVLHNLFTYDNSDIKSLFSPEFLEQVPINTMIEYVDFYKNNLGNFKKVNKEKDNYTALFEKGFVKIKVALNSDSKIIGLYFTDYSLNDDNFENIISEFKKLEGSVSISIIKNNKEVVFGYNENTPMAVGSAFKLYVLNAVYDNVESGKISWDDIVLINNNNKSFPSGILQDWKDGTPVTLKTLTNLMISISDNTATDHLIDFLGRKNIEKYVSKINKPFLKTNEAFKIKDANVFSKQKEYINGNILQKRNLLKSLDSIDTNKVQLPSSPNLINEVEWFFTTNELCKKIYSLRNSDELRINPGLVAKENWYIAGYKGGSEPGVLNFTHLLQKNKDSNIYAISVTVNNTEKNLDTSKVVDLTKRLISLIEKESL; this is translated from the coding sequence ATGAAGGAAAAGTTAGTTTTTATAGTACTAGTTATTTCAATGTTCTCATCTAACAGTATTGTCTTTGCTGAAAATGATATAGAAAGTCAAGTTTTACATAATTTATTTACTTATGACAATAGTGATATTAAAAGCTTATTCTCTCCGGAGTTCTTAGAGCAAGTTCCCATCAACACTATGATAGAGTATGTTGATTTTTATAAAAATAATCTAGGAAATTTTAAAAAAGTAAACAAAGAAAAAGATAATTATACAGCTTTATTCGAAAAAGGATTTGTAAAAATTAAAGTAGCTTTGAATAGTGATAGCAAAATTATAGGTTTATACTTTACAGACTATAGTTTAAATGATGATAATTTCGAAAATATTATATCAGAATTTAAAAAACTAGAAGGTTCTGTGTCTATATCTATTATAAAAAATAATAAAGAAGTGGTATTTGGATATAATGAAAATACCCCTATGGCAGTTGGATCAGCATTCAAGCTTTATGTTTTAAATGCTGTTTATGATAATGTTGAGTCTGGAAAGATATCATGGGATGATATAGTTTTGATAAATAATAACAATAAGTCCTTTCCTTCTGGAATACTACAAGATTGGAAAGATGGTACACCAGTTACATTAAAAACTTTAACAAATCTGATGATATCGATTAGTGATAATACAGCTACCGACCACTTAATAGATTTTTTAGGTAGAAAAAATATAGAGAAGTATGTATCAAAAATAAACAAACCATTTTTAAAAACAAATGAAGCTTTTAAGATAAAAGATGCTAACGTATTTTCTAAACAAAAAGAATATATAAATGGCAATATTCTTCAAAAAAGAAATTTGCTTAAAAGTTTAGATAGTATAGATACAAATAAAGTTCAATTACCATCTTCACCAAATCTAATCAACGAAGTTGAATGGTTCTTTACTACAAATGAGTTATGTAAAAAAATATATAGTTTAAGAAATTCTGATGAACTAAGAATTAATCCAGGACTTGTAGCGAAAGAAAACTGGTATATTGCTGGATATAAGGGAGGCTCAGAGCCTGGAGTACTTAACTTTACACATTTATTACAGAAAAATAAAGATAGTAATATATATGCTATATCAGTCACTGTAAATAACACTGAAAAAAATCTAGACACAAGTAAAGTAGTAGATTTAACCAAAAGACTAATTTCATTGATAGAAAAAGAAAGTCTATAA
- a CDS encoding ABC transporter ATP-binding protein: MNKLEIINLSKTYGKGENRVEALKNVSLSIESGKFTAIVGASGSGKSTFLHCAAGLDNPTTGKVMLNDKNILNLSEEELSRLRRQKFGFIFQSFNLIPVIDVYENITLPVSIDNKKIDTKYISEIIDVLGLKDKINKFPNELSGGQQQRVAIARALANKPEIIFADEPTGNLDSKTTDEVINLLKFCVQKFGQTLVMITHNDSIAAIADVCVTIQDGEIINNVNQNLDSSNIQ, from the coding sequence ATGAATAAACTTGAAATAATTAATTTAAGCAAAACTTATGGAAAAGGTGAAAATAGGGTAGAAGCTTTAAAAAATGTTTCATTATCTATAGAGAGTGGTAAGTTTACAGCTATAGTTGGTGCTAGTGGTTCAGGAAAAAGTACATTTTTACATTGTGCAGCAGGACTAGATAATCCAACAACAGGAAAAGTAATGTTAAATGATAAAAATATACTTAATTTATCAGAAGAAGAATTATCAAGATTAAGAAGACAAAAGTTCGGATTTATATTTCAAAGTTTCAACCTTATACCAGTTATAGATGTATATGAAAACATAACATTACCAGTATCAATAGATAATAAAAAGATAGATACTAAGTATATATCAGAAATAATAGATGTACTAGGACTTAAAGATAAGATAAATAAGTTTCCAAATGAACTTTCAGGAGGACAGCAACAAAGAGTAGCTATAGCAAGGGCTTTAGCAAATAAACCAGAAATCATATTTGCAGATGAGCCAACAGGAAACTTAGATAGTAAAACTACAGATGAAGTTATTAATCTTTTAAAATTTTGTGTTCAAAAATTTGGACAAACTTTAGTTATGATAACACATAATGATAGTATAGCAGCTATAGCTGATGTATGTGTGACTATACAAGATGGTGAAATAATAAATAATGTTAATCAGAATTTAGATAGTTCAAATATACAATGA